From one Chryseobacterium sp. 3008163 genomic stretch:
- a CDS encoding thiolase family protein, whose amino-acid sequence MSRQAYIIKGFRTAVGKAPKGSLRFTRPDVMAAIVIEKLMAAVPQLDKDRVDDLIVGNAMPEAEQGLNVARLISLMGLNTDKVPGVTVNRYCASGSEAIAIASAKIQAGMADCIIAGGTESMSYIPMGGYKPVPETEIAKTNPDYYWGMGYTAEEVAKQFNISREEQDQFAFESHQKALKANQEGKFANQIIPIPVEYNFLDENQKMQTKKFDFSVDEGPRLDTSLEGLAKLKPVFANGGSVTAGNSSQMSDGAAFVIVMSEEMVKELGLEPEARLVAYAAAGLEPRIMGMGPIYAIPKALKQAGLELKDIELIELNEAFASQSVAIKKELGLNPDILNVNGGAIALGHPLGCTGTKLTVQLLDEMRKRGNKYGMVSMCVGTGQGAASIFELL is encoded by the coding sequence ATGTCAAGACAAGCATATATAATCAAGGGATTTCGTACAGCAGTCGGAAAAGCTCCAAAAGGCTCACTCCGCTTCACGCGTCCCGACGTAATGGCAGCAATAGTAATCGAAAAACTGATGGCAGCTGTTCCGCAATTAGACAAAGACAGAGTTGACGATTTAATCGTTGGAAATGCAATGCCGGAAGCTGAACAAGGCTTAAATGTGGCACGTTTAATTTCTTTGATGGGATTAAATACCGACAAAGTTCCGGGAGTCACTGTGAATAGATATTGCGCATCAGGAAGTGAGGCGATTGCTATTGCTTCGGCAAAAATTCAGGCAGGAATGGCTGATTGTATTATCGCAGGTGGTACAGAATCAATGTCTTATATTCCGATGGGTGGTTACAAACCCGTTCCGGAAACTGAAATCGCAAAAACCAATCCTGATTATTATTGGGGAATGGGTTATACTGCGGAAGAAGTAGCAAAACAATTTAATATTTCCCGTGAAGAACAAGATCAGTTTGCGTTCGAATCTCACCAAAAAGCTTTAAAAGCAAATCAGGAAGGTAAATTTGCGAATCAAATCATACCAATTCCTGTTGAGTATAATTTCTTGGATGAAAATCAGAAAATGCAGACTAAAAAGTTTGATTTTTCTGTAGACGAAGGCCCAAGATTAGACACATCTTTGGAAGGTTTAGCTAAATTAAAGCCCGTTTTTGCAAACGGAGGAAGTGTGACAGCAGGAAATTCTTCTCAAATGAGTGACGGTGCAGCTTTCGTTATCGTGATGTCTGAAGAAATGGTAAAAGAATTAGGATTGGAGCCAGAAGCAAGATTAGTTGCGTACGCTGCGGCCGGACTTGAGCCAAGAATCATGGGAATGGGACCAATTTATGCCATTCCAAAAGCACTAAAGCAAGCTGGTTTAGAATTAAAAGATATTGAATTGATTGAATTAAATGAAGCATTTGCTTCTCAATCGGTTGCAATTAAAAAAGAATTAGGTTTAAATCCTGATATTTTAAATGTCAATGGTGGTGCCATCGCTCTTGGTCACCCGCTTGGTTGTACAGGAACGAAATTAACCGTTCAACTCCTTGACGAAATGAGAAAACGTGGAAATAAATACGGAATGGTTTCTATGTGTGTGGGAACTGGGCAGGGTGCTGCTTCAATCTTTGAATTATTATAA